In Bacillus sp. NP247, one DNA window encodes the following:
- a CDS encoding ABC transporter ATP-binding protein has translation MEIVRIENVVKSYGEGNSRVDALKGINLSIQQGEFVSIVGASGSGKSTLLHILGGLDCPSSGSVFIGENNIYDYTDNELSIFRRRKVGFIFQFFNLIPVLNVQENIALPTLLDNEPVDNPYMDEIIEILGLHERKNHLPSELSGGQQQRVSIGRALINRPHLILADEPTGNLDTQNTKEVMDLLRLTAKKYNQTIVLITHDLNIASTSDRIITIEDGQIISDQWLATNKPKTGGN, from the coding sequence ATGGAAATCGTAAGAATAGAAAATGTAGTTAAAAGTTATGGTGAAGGAAATAGTAGGGTAGATGCTTTGAAGGGCATAAATCTTTCTATACAGCAAGGGGAATTTGTTTCAATCGTAGGAGCTTCTGGCTCAGGTAAAAGTACATTACTGCATATTTTAGGAGGGTTGGACTGCCCAAGCTCAGGAAGTGTGTTTATTGGAGAGAATAATATTTATGATTATACAGATAATGAACTTTCGATATTTAGAAGAAGAAAAGTTGGGTTTATATTTCAGTTCTTCAATTTAATTCCTGTATTGAACGTGCAGGAGAATATAGCTTTACCTACTTTACTGGATAATGAACCTGTAGATAATCCTTATATGGACGAAATTATTGAAATTCTGGGACTTCATGAAAGAAAAAATCATTTACCATCTGAATTATCAGGAGGTCAGCAACAACGGGTTTCGATTGGGAGAGCACTTATAAATCGCCCACATTTGATTTTAGCTGATGAGCCTACAGGAAATCTGGATACTCAAAATACAAAAGAAGTCATGGATTTATTAAGATTGACAGCAAAGAAATATAATCAAACTATTGTATTGATTACCCACGATTTAAATATTGCATCAACTTCTGACCGTATTATTACAATTGAAGATGGCCAAATCATTTCCGATCAGTGGCTAGCTACGAATAAGCCTAAGACGGGAGGAAATTAA